The genomic window ACACCGGTGACTCGAGGCCTTCGCCGTGCGGCCAGTCCGAACCGAACAGGATCCTGTCGACACCGATCATGTCGGCCAGCGCGCGAAGGTCGTCCTCGTAATACGGCGCAATCCACACGTTGTTCTGCAACTGCTCGACCGGGTCCTGGGGAAATAGGCGGGGGTGGTTGTTGGCCACCTTTTTCAGGCGTTTGGCCAACCGGTAGACGAAGTACGACCCGTTCTCGATGCTGACGACCTTGAGCTTCGGATGGCGGGTGAAGACACCGTCGACGATCATCGACGCCATCGTGTCGTGAATCGCACGATCGTCAACCAGGACCTGGTCCAAGGGATTCGAGGCGCCGAACGCTTCGAACGTCGCCTTGCCGCCCCACATTGCCGCCACTTGCAGATAGCCACTGTCACTCAAGTGAAAGCCCACCGGCACACCCGCTTCCGCCAGTCGCGCCCACACCGGATCGTGGCTTGCATCTCCCAACGATCGCGGTTTGACCACCCCTGGCACGGGTGCGGGCCGCACCAGGACGAGCTTGGCGCCTCGGCTCAACACAAAATCGACCTCGTCAAGGGCCTGCACCGGGTCGGCCAACGAGATCATCGGTGCTCCGATGATGCGATGGTCGGGCCGATCGAATCCCCAGTCCTCGTCCAGCCACAAGTTGAAGGCGTGCACCGACGCCATGGTGGCGTCGATATCGTGCTTGAGCGCTTCTTCGACGCC from Mycobacterium kubicae includes these protein-coding regions:
- a CDS encoding amidohydrolase family protein; this encodes MRTLGYQAIDVDNHYYEPLDAFTRHLDRRFRRRGVQMVSDGRHTQVIIGDRVNRFIPNPTFDPIIVPGCLDLLFRGEIPDGVDPASLMRVERLADHPEYQNRDARIAVMDTQGIETVFMLPTFGCGVEEALKHDIDATMASVHAFNLWLDEDWGFDRPDHRIIGAPMISLADPVQALDEVDFVLSRGAKLVLVRPAPVPGVVKPRSLGDASHDPVWARLAEAGVPVGFHLSDSGYLQVAAMWGGKATFEAFGASNPLDQVLVDDRAIHDTMASMIVDGVFTRHPKLKVVSIENGSYFVYRLAKRLKKVANNHPRLFPQDPVEQLQNNVWIAPYYEDDLRALADMIGVDRILFGSDWPHGEGLESPVSFVEELTGFSESDIRKVMRDNALNLLGVTVTAAA